The Papaver somniferum cultivar HN1 unplaced genomic scaffold, ASM357369v1 unplaced-scaffold_107, whole genome shotgun sequence genome includes a region encoding these proteins:
- the LOC113327782 gene encoding uncharacterized protein LOC113327782, whose translation MDLKEQNDVLIDLESGGSEEEAVVILGNNKEQEQQQEPIASKARNFLDKVWNGILTSSIDVITGGGGGGEDGGKNNVANGDLENGGEVVEKRSVLQGGGGDTLSPLLVVKKKESKKSKNKVSAPKPPRPPRGPSLDAADQKLIREISELAMLKRARIERMRAHKKMKASKAASSNSNMYAMIITVMFCLVIIVQGLSARGSSQLSFQGSPQSAVTMSGGKLISVQYFKNKSAPGTDGPGSASPSLVEQVSGPGADEEGKTRVAG comes from the exons ATGGATCTAAAAGAACAAAATGATGTGTTGATTGATCTTGAAAGTGGTGGTAGTGAAGAAGAAGCAGTAGTAATATTGGGTAATAATAAAGAACAAGAGCAACAGCAAGAACCCATTGCATCGAAAGCAAGGAATTTCCTAGATAAGGTGTGGAATGGTATTCTAACTTCTTCAATTGATGTTAtcactggtggtggtggtggtggtgaagatgGGGGGAAGAATAATGTAGCAAATGGTGATTTGGAGAATGGTGGAGAGGTAGTAGAAAAGAGGAGTGTATtacaaggaggaggaggagatacATTGAGTCCATTACTGGTGGTAAAGAAAAAAGAGTCGAAGAAATCAAAGAACAAAGTATCTGCTCCAAAACCACCCAGACCACCTAGAGGACCGTCACTGGATGCTGCTGATCAGAAATTGATTAGAGAAATCTCTGAGCTAGCCATGTTGAAGCGGGCAAGAATTGAACGTATGAGagcacataagaagatgaaagcatCAAAAGCTGCATCCTCTAATAGTAATATGTATGCCATGATCATCACTGTTATGTTCTGCCTCGTCATAATTGTCCAAG GATTGTCAGCCAGAGGCAGTTCACAGTTAAGCTTCCAAGGCTCTCCTCAGTCAGCGGTAACAATGAGTGGAGGAAAATTAATTTCGGTTCAGTATTTCAAGAACAAATCTGCACCAGGGACAGATGGGCCTGGCTCTGCATCTCCGAG CCTGGTAGAACAGGTGTCTGGACCAGGTGCTGATGAGGAAGGTAAAACTAGAGTTGCAGGATGA
- the LOC113328297 gene encoding S-protein homolog 5-like gives MGISSHVKIIVYFLLFSVLVSKGSSLLGFPTTVHIRNDIEGYSVYLNYHCQSGDDDLGQRGLNFGEEWHWKFHVNLGSTYFWCDYRWYDNWNYRWYEGSHEVYDAKVGSALTPHYFNLCHTDCVWSARRDGMYLLRHPEGTWEKRYSWPV, from the coding sequence ATGGGTATTAGCAGCCATGTCAAGATTATTGTCTACTTCCTCTTGTTTTCAGTATTAGTTTCAAAGGGTTCATCATTATTAGGTTTTCCAACCACTGTGCATATACGGAATGATATTGAAGGCTACAGTGTTTACTTGAATTATCACTGCCAATCCGGGGATGACGATCTAGGTCAACGTGGGCTCAATTTCGGTGAAGAGTGGCACTGGAAATTTCATGTTAACCTTGGTTCAACATACTTTTGGTGTGATTATAGATGGTACGATAACTGGAATTATCGTTGGTACGAAGGCAGCCATGAAGTTTACGATGCGAAAGTAGGTAGTGCACTAACACCACACTACTTTAATCTCTGCCATACTGATTGTGTTTGGTCTGCTCGCCGTGACGGAATGTATCTGCTTCGACATCCCGAAGGAACATGGGAAAAAAGGTATTCTTGGCCAGTTTGA
- the LOC113328298 gene encoding S-protein homolog 24-like, translated as MGISHFRNIIVYFYLFSILVSKGSSLFDPTTVLVQNDIEGDQVVLKIHCKSLDDDLGEHALNFGNGWDWQFRVGFGTTYFWCDYRWYDNRDQRWYQGSHEVYKATLSGFKAKYYVFCHSKCVWSARRDGLYLYRRDKGGLWEKRYTWDP; from the coding sequence ATGGGCATTAGCCATTTCAGAAATATCATCGTTTACTTCTACTTATTTTCGATATTAGTTTCTAAGGGTTCATCACTATTCGATCCAACCACTGTTCTGGTACAAAATGATATTGAAGGTGATCAAGTTGTCTTGAagattcattgcaaatctttagaCGACGATTTGGGTGAACATGCGCTCAATTTTGGCAACGGATGGGACTGGCAGTTTCGTGTGGGATTCGGTACGACGTATTTTTGGTGCGATTATCGGTGGTACGATAATAGAGATCAACGTTGGTATCAAGGTAGCCATGAAGTTTACAAGGCAACTCTAAGTGGATTTAAAGCTAAGTACTACGTATTTTGCCACTCTAAATGCGTTTGGTCTGCTCGTCGAGATGGACTTTATTTATATCGTCGTGATAAAGGAGGGCTGTGGGAGAAAAGATATACCTGGGATCCATaa